Genomic segment of Zingiber officinale cultivar Zhangliang chromosome 11B, Zo_v1.1, whole genome shotgun sequence:
ATTCCGgggttaacaaaaaaaattaagtgcAATTGTCGATTGTCAATCAAGAGTAAATAATTTCTAATTCCTTTGTCCATTGTTGATCAATTTCCTACTAGAACTAAATGCAATTGTAATGAACTGCAAATTATAATTAAGATTAAATAAAATTGGTTGTCAACGCAAAGTTTGAATTGATCACTATTGTGACAAAAACACAAAACAAAGCTTGTCTTAGCTATCACATTGTCAAAATGTTACAGGTTTACTTGTTCAAAAAGTTAAGCTATAGGCTCAGCAAGCAAGCATACAAATAATTTTGGTAGTAGAAATGAGAATAATGAGATGGACAAGAGACAGATTCTAAAGTATGTTATTAACTAGTGGGAGGTGTATCTCTAATagatgataaaattgaaaagaggaAATACGTTAATATGGAAAGGTCAGGTTTGATGATCGGTAGATTCTGAATTTGATTAGCATATTAGAATACATTAATGTCATTGACATAATAATTTATAACATGACTATGTATCAAGCTTGGTGATCAGAAAAATCAATCTTAAATAGACATGATTCATTTGTGTTCATTATTGAATTATGATTTACTTTATCCTCATGTATATAATGCATACTGAAGTTACCTTAAGATAGCATATTGTATGAGCATTGCTGTCATTTTTCAAAATGAATCTGAGAACTGACTAGAGTTTGAAGATCCTATTTTCTTGCCTCTGTAAGCATAACCAACTTAGCACATTTAAACAACATACTAAGAGACTGAACTTCCTTAAGCACTTTTACCATCATTATCAGCACACATGCATTGTTTGTTACATTAGGTTCTTTTTATTAACATATAGTGTTACAAAATATGATCTATTCGTTTGCTGGTTCTATTTAATTGCTTACCTTGAGATATGTAAGTTTTGTTAAAATTGAACTACGTCTGTGACGATAATCGTCCATATGATTCCTCTCCGTTTGCAGTTAAAAAATATTATCCTTCGAGACAGCGGCTTACCCTTCCACTGCAAGCTGGAAGTCAAGGAAAACCAATTGTACTTGTTCCAAAGAGTAAATTGGCAGACTATTGCAATGGGAATGCCAACAACCTAACTGTTGTTTTCAAGGATTTAGGCATACAAGTTTCTTACAGCACTCTTTTCTTCTGGGAGTATTTGGGCCCACTAATTATCTACCCCATCTGCTACTACTTTCCAGTGTACAAGTACTTTGGTTATGAGGGTGAGCGAGTTGTTTACCCAGTCCAGACATATGCTTTGTACTATTGGTGCTTCCATTATTTCAAGCGTATCACGGAGACTTTCTTCATTCATAGATTCAGCCATGCAACTTCACCTCTCTCCAATGTATTCAGAAACTGTGCCTATTACTGGACTTTTGGAACATACATTGCTTACCATGTGAATCATCCACTGTATACACCTGTCGGTGATCTGCAAATGAAGATTGGATTCACATTTGGGTTGATTTGCCAAATTTCAAACTTGTACTGCCATCTCATTTTGAGGAACCTCAGAAGCCCTAGTGGTAACGGTGGCTACCAGATCCCTGGGGGGTTTTTGTTCAACATAGTGACTTGTGCAAACTACACAACAGAGATCTACCAGTGGCTTGGTTTCAATATTGCTACTCAAACAATAGCAGGTTATGTGTTCCTCATAGTGGCTAGTCTCATTATGACTAACTGGGCCTTCGCAAAGCACTGGCGACTCAAGAAGGTAAACTAGCACAGTGTTTTTAGCAGATTCAAAGTAGTTGCCAGTTTTTGTTTGGTTTTTGAAGTTTAGATGCATATTTTTCTTATGATTTCATAGTTTTACAAATTGTATCCTAGTAAAGCTTATTCAAC
This window contains:
- the LOC122034545 gene encoding very-long-chain enoyl-CoA reductase-like; this translates as MKVTLVSRSGREVIKGGIELADGATVSDLQEAIHGRIKKYYPSRQRLTLPLQAGSQGKPIVLVPKSKLADYCNGNANNLTVVFKDLGIQVSYSTLFFWEYLGPLIIYPICYYFPVYKYFGYEGERVVYPVQTYALYYWCFHYFKRITETFFIHRFSHATSPLSNVFRNCAYYWTFGTYIAYHVNHPLYTPVGDLQMKIGFTFGLICQISNLYCHLILRNLRSPSGNGGYQIPGGFLFNIVTCANYTTEIYQWLGFNIATQTIAGYVFLIVASLIMTNWAFAKHWRLKKLFDGKEGRPRYPRRWVILPPFI